The genomic window GAACAgtgacttttcatattttctattACAGTAtaatattaatcatattattttaaTAGTGATAGTAGAAATTTGTTGTTAGAGATTATTATAGGATTACTGTAAGAATAACTATGATAGCAATTATATAAATGTATAATAACTTGATATTGTAATAGATACacatattaattatcatatatattgcaatataattttagatattagTTAATACATGTAAATAtagtaataattataataatatatagacTATAGTATCAATCAATTAtactagtattatcataatagttgataatattatgattagATTAGCTTTCCTACTactataatgatataatattactttatataatataaaatatcaattatattaattatataatataacaataatttacaataatattattatttttaattgtaAGGATATCATGGAGAAGGAGAATAGAAGCAACTGGAATGGTGAGATGACGTCTTCCAATGAATTTTTCCAATCACAGGACCTCTTTATAGTTGAACTAGGACGACTTTTAGCATAGTTTTAATTGAAGTCCTggagccttttttttttaaaaaaaaaattgtggttGAATTGTAGCTTGCAATTACATTGACAGGCATCTACCACTTGTTTGGGCATCAACAAATTCAATTGCAGCCAACTGCAAGCAACCAAACAATCTTGAAGTTTTTGCATGTATAGGATACAGTTTTACCTTTTTTCCCCCCATAAATGGAGCTGTCTGAACACTTATGGGGTTCAAAATTGAGCCTATGCTCATCTAGCTAGACCTAGATTAATTTTTGCACTAAGTTCCAGTCATGGAGATTTTATAGGCTCTGCCAATTTTGCTATAATAATTTTCGTTTGAACTGTTACCAGCCATTGAGGAAAACATGTCCAAGGATTAGTTAGGTGATGACGCACATACAAATACATGTTGCCCTATTGGTCATACCCTCCACGTAAGAAGTAGAGGTTTTGTAATGTGTAGTGTGTGCACTGGATCTGGGAATTAGAAATCTGGATGGATCTCTTCACAGTGGAGGAGTTTTCATGTTCAATCTCTGAAAGATGCTTGATAAGCGCTTGGCATGGAGTAAGCACACTCCCGAAGCAAGAGCAAGATGGGTTGTGGTCGCAGAAGNNNNNNNNNNNNNNNNNNNNNNNNNNNNNNNNNNNNNNNNNNNNNNNNNNNNNNNNNNNNNNNNNNNNNNNNNNNNNNNNNNNNNNNNNNNNNNNNNNNNatattatattagtatagatattaatataattcatgctattataatatatctaatttttaatcactacaaaaaatttgattttttgcgacgaaattttttcgtcgctaaaaatcttattttcgtcgctaatagtatttgcaacgaaatatatcgtcgctaaaaatttgtagagaaagcctcgtagcaaaagaccttagcgacgaaaatattttatttcgtcgcaaaaaatagtaaacccagacgacgaagttatgtactgtattagcgacgaaaatattttgtcgcaagagcttaaattttcgtcgctaaaattgcaacgaaaaaaaatttcgtcgctaaatattttgattaaaaaaatttttttcttattttttgcgacgaaaattagTTTCGTCGCAAAACTTAGCGACGGATTTCGTCGCAAAATATTTGTCGCAAAAAGTTCGTCGCAAAAATTgcgacaaaaaaaattttcgtcgctataattgcgacgaaaaaaaatttcgtcgctataatagcaacgaaataaaattttcgtcgctaaaatggcgacgaaaataaaaaatttcgtcgctataatggcgacgaaataataatttcgtcgctataatggcgacgaaataataatttcgtcgctaaaattgcaacgaaataaaaatttcgtcgcaaaaagtttaaatttttagcgacgaaattttttttcgtcgctaaaatagcaacgaaataatttcgtcgcaaaagttgcgacgaaaaaaaaatttcgtcgctataatggcgacgaaataataatttcgtcgctataaggacgacgaaataaaaatattctctggcataattgcgacgaaataaaaatttcgtcgcaaaagttataatttttagcgacgaaactaagactttcgtcgcaaaaatagcaacgaaataaaaaatttcgtcgcaatgaataataaatgttttattttttgggttcacaaatttttttgcgacgaaattaatatttcgtcgctaaaataaattttggataaaaaataaaatttttattaatttttcaaaaaaacctgctcaaatacaaattatctgatcaaccatattttaaataaacagtatgttaacacaataaaaatattctaagtcaaaagaccaatttcaaataacaaaaagtttcataaccatctttgtcatatacaaaaatataagtccatacaccattttaaatttaaaataagtacaaactaagtatgatctgactcattggcctcgttccctcctccaggcgtcgatccctgacccgatacgtgtcgcgatggtggtgcagaggcggcatcatgtggctgtagaggtgctaactcagaagcatcaataccgagccgtcccgccaccgcagctacgatcctctcgagcgtctgactacgattcatccagtaactaatctgatcttgcatcatgctcatggatgtcctaactgcctctggcaccgatgtatcatcagaccggccggatgacgaactgcgtgattttttggaccgcatgctatgaccagatcctagctgccgcccgaggacggtatccaaaatcgtatcatctgtcatcaaacaaacctgctgcgatccagtatcaccatcagatcccacctccctcgtcgcctgctctctcaattctaacattttttccttcacaataaacaaaataaaatcataaatttttttcaaactctttaaaagtattcaaaatgtagagtaatgatacttacatgacgctgcctcgcctcctcggtcacgaactc from Elaeis guineensis isolate ETL-2024a chromosome 4, EG11, whole genome shotgun sequence includes these protein-coding regions:
- the LOC140857443 gene encoding uncharacterized protein, translating into MKRMGLSGVDAYAKFYQNKSGEFVTEEARQRHEKMLELREQATREVGSDGDTGSQQVCLMTDDTILDTVLGRQLGSGHSMRSKKSRSSSSGRSDDTSVPEAVRTSMSMMQDQISYWMNRSQTLERIVAAVAGRLGIDASELAPLQPHDAASAPPSRHVSGQGSTPGGGNEANESDHT